From Anomalospiza imberbis isolate Cuckoo-Finch-1a 21T00152 chromosome 6, ASM3175350v1, whole genome shotgun sequence, one genomic window encodes:
- the LGALS3 gene encoding galectin-3, with translation MSDGFSLSDALANSNNPAPCAPPAQGWPSWGNQPAAPGAFPGYPGAPGAYPGAPGAYPGAPGAYPGAPGAYPGAPGAYPGAPGAYPGAPGAYPGAPGAYPGGPAGPGAYPGAPGAFPGAPPATGPCPAPGQPSSGPGFGPSAPQGGPAPQGGPTPPMKVPFELPLQAGLVPRLLITITGTVNPNPDRFSLDFKRGNDVAFHFNPRFNEDHRKVIVCNSMFQNTWGKEERTAPRFPFEAGKPFKLQILCETDHFKVAVNDAHLLHYNFREKRLSEVTKLCIGGDIALTSVLPTMI, from the exons ATGTCAGACGGTTTCTCT TTATCTGATGCCTTGGCCAACAGCAACAACCCGgccccctgtgcccctccagcccagggctggcccTCCTGGGGGAACcaaccagcagctcctggcgcCTTCCCAGGGTATCCTGGGGCACCTGGAGCCTACCCTGGGGCACCTGGAGCCTACCCTGGGGCACCTGGAGCCTACCCTGGGGCACCTGGAGCCTACCCTGGGGCACCAGGAGCTTATCCTGGGGCACCAGGAGCTTAtcctggagcaccaggagcttaTCCTGGAGCACCTGGAGCTTATCCTGGAggaccagcaggaccaggagcGTAtccaggagcacctggagcattCCCTGGAGCTCCACCAGCAACGGGGCCGTGTCCTGCCCCAGGACAACCATCCAGTGGCCCTGGATTTGGGCCTTCTGCTCCTCAGGGAGGACCTGCTCCTCAGGGAGGACCAACCCCTCCAATG AAAGTCCCCTTTGAGctgcccctgcaggcaggactGGTCCCTCGGCTGCTCATCACCATCACTGGGACTGTGAACCCCAACCCAGACAG GTTTTCCCTGGATTTCAAGAGAGGGAATGACGTTGCCTTCCACTTTAACCCCCGCTTCAATGAAGACCACAGGAAAGTCATCGTCTGCAATTCCATGTTCCAAAATacctgggggaaggaggagaggacaGCTCCCAGGTTTCCATTTGAAGCTGGAAAACCCTTCAAG CTCCAGATCCTCTGCGAGACGGATCACTTCAAGGTGGCCGTGAACGACGCACACCTGCTGCACTACAACTTCCGTGAGAAGAGGCTGAGCGAGGTCACCAAGCTCTGCATCGGCGGGGACATCGCCCTCACCAGCGTCCTGCCCACCATGATCTAA